CAATCGGAACCGAAATCAAAATCGCAATGAGTAAAGCTACCAATGACAATTGAATATGTTCTACTGTAGCCTGGATAATTTCATCCTGGCGTTGTTGTAATACCGAAATAAAATCCATCATTTCACCCTTCCCACTCTAGTTGCTAAAATCTCGAATGTTAAGATACTTTCAGCAAGGCATCAATCAAGCTCGAACTCGTAATCAGACCCGCGAGTCGTCCATCCTGATCCGTAACCGGCAGATGTGATAGTCCCTTTTCCTTCATCAATTCAACAGCCTCCGTTACACTTGTACCAACCAATACGGCATGAAAATCCGTATTCATCAACTCTTCTAGCGCACGTTCTTCTTCTTTATAATTGAGCTCAACTACCTCTTTGCTCACGATCCCTTTGAGCACATGGTTCTTATCCGTAATAAGAAGGCTGTTTACTCGGGATTGTTTCATCAGTTTGGCCGCATAAGCGAGTCCACGCTTCTGTGACGCCGTTGCCGGCTTGGTAATCATCACATCTTCCACCAATAAGGTGTCCGTTCCTGTACTCAATCGTTCCTCCCCGATAAAGGAGCGAACAAAATCATTTTTAGGACGACGAAGCATCTTCTCCGGTGTATCGACCTGCACGATCTCTCCATCCTTCATCAATACAATACGATCGGCAATCTTCAGAGCTTCATCCATATCATGCGAAACAAAGACAATCGTCTTCTTCACTTCTTCCTGCAAGCGAACCAACTCATCCTGCAGTTGCTCACGACTAATGGGATCAAGGGCACTAAACGGCTCGTCCATCAAAATAATCGGCGGCTCTGCAGCCATCGCACGGATTACTCCAACCCTCTGCTGCTGCCCTCCACTTAACTCTGCAGGATAACGATCCCCAAACTTGCTCGGATCCAATCCTACCAGGTCAAGCAACTCGTCGACTTTTTTCATGTACAAGTTCTTGTCCATCTTCTTTAACTTCGGTACCAAAGCCACGTTCTCGCGGATCGTCATATGAGGAAACAGCCCAATCTGCTGAATCACATACCCGATATCTCGTCGTAAAGAAACCGGATCGACCTTCGATATGTCTTGTCCATTAACCAGGATCTGACCCGAGCTCGACTCGACCAAGCGATTAATCATCTTCATCGTCGTCGTCTTTCCGCAACCACTCGGCCCGATTAACGTGACAAGCTCCCCTTCATTAATCGTCAAATTAATCCCCTTTAAAGCAACCGTTCCGTCGTCATACTTTTTCGTGATATCTTTAAACTCAATCATCTGTTACAAACTCCTCTCCTAAAAATCTACTCTCTACTCCTCCACATAGCGCAGGGTACTTTGAATCGATTTATGCCCTGCCCATTGCTTAATCGTCTGCAGCGGTACACCCTTCTCCACCAACCTGCGACAAAACGTATGCCGTAGAATCTGGCATGTCACCGTAAAACCCAGCTTATCGCTGTACCCTTCGACCACAAACTGGATCGATCTCGGCTGCATGTTTCCCGAGCGTTCGGTAACAAATAAAGAAGAGCTCTCTTGATGAAACACCTTCATGGATTGCGAACGATACTTCAGCCAATCCAAAAGCTTCACCTGAAGGCCTAAGTCAATCGGAATCCTTCTTTTTTCCACATCCTCTTCCATCACCACCAACTCCCCTTGGTCAATGGAATCGAGAAGAAGATCGGATACCTCTTCCACCCTTAAACCGGCATACAACAACACATAAATCAACGCCTCGTTCCGGGCTTTCTTCAACGAACTACGCTCCTGCTCGGCTTGCTTTAACAACAACATCTCTTGCTCCATTGACAGCCATTTAGGCTTGTCCTTCTTCTCTTCTAGAAAGCGAAGATGCTCCGCAAAGTTCGTCGTTAAGTAGCCTCTTCCCTTCGCCCACTTCAGGAACGAACTCATCACCGAGATCCACTTATTAACCGTCGTGATCTTCCGACCCTTCAGCAACATATCCTCACGGCATTCCAGCAGATCCTCCTTCGTCATCTCATGAAAGGACTTCTTCTTCTGCTGCAGCCATATTAGATAATGCTTCGCTTCCGACAAATACAGCTTCACCGTACTGCCTTCTTTTCTTTGCTTTATTTCCTGTGCGTACTCTTCGATATAAGATTCGTTCTCCGGCCAGAGAGGATTCAACACATTCACCTACTTCCAAGGAAACCTTATCATTTCCTTCACTAATAAAATTCTGTGATGAATTTTGTTCTACGATGAATTATACGGGAGATCCCACCCTTTTACAATTTTCATATCCCCTGCTATATTGTGATATCTATAAATTATCCATTCTGAGGGAAGATTAACTCGGGCATCCTTATAAATCATCCCAGGTCGTCCCATATCCCCCCGAATCCTCCCGATTTGTCAGAAAACATGCGAAACAGAGTCATTTTAATCGGCACGATGAATTGTTGGATGAAAATGGTAGGATGGTAAGGATCCGAGGAGAGACCGAATCATACCATCGCTCTAACAAGATCCAACAGGTGCGGTGCGGACATTGGTTCCGTTAAATAGGTAAAAATCGCTCGGGTTTTAGTAGAAGCGGACAAGAAGTCCGTTATTTTTCAAAAAGACCACGCGTAGCCCTTGTTTTTAAGCCATTAGCGGAATCAATGTCCGATAAAACCTCTCTTTGAGTCTTTCTTGGGGATATAACGGAAACTGTGTCCTCTACATTCGCTTCATAATTAACAACTACCAATCGAAGCCTAATCGACTCTTTTATAACTGAATAACGCTGGTGATAATTTTTCTGCTTATATAGAAGAAACACAACCCACCCCCCTTTTGAATATATTTCCCCTTGATTTCATGCACAAGATTTGATACTTTATATAAGTAACTTTTCTCGTACAACCTTATGGGAGTTGATGGGGTCCTGGTGGCCTTCCCGGTCTTCAAAACCGAGTGTGACGTCCGTGAGGCGTCAGGTGGGTTCGATTCCCACCTTCTCCCGCCATAAACCAAGTAATATCAAGGGTTCAAGACACCTTGTAAATATATGGATAAGAGAACTGGTTTTTACATAGGCCGTGTATGTACGATGAATTAGACCGAGTGTGTACCTCCTTGGATATAGTGGATTATTCCGCTGTAACAAGGAGGTTTTTTTGTTGTCCAAAGAACATAAAACGAAAGGTCGTAGAACGGCTACAAGACGATTTTTTGACAAAGAGGAGATAACACCAATCCCACAAGCATCCAAAACATTGGATGAGCTATTTGAGACCTTTATGCAGGCTAAAGAACTAGAAGGGTTGAGAGAAAGAACATTGACTGATCATCAGCGGCACTATAAGTA
Above is a genomic segment from Ammoniphilus sp. CFH 90114 containing:
- a CDS encoding ABC transporter ATP-binding protein encodes the protein MIEFKDITKKYDDGTVALKGINLTINEGELVTLIGPSGCGKTTTMKMINRLVESSSGQILVNGQDISKVDPVSLRRDIGYVIQQIGLFPHMTIRENVALVPKLKKMDKNLYMKKVDELLDLVGLDPSKFGDRYPAELSGGQQQRVGVIRAMAAEPPIILMDEPFSALDPISREQLQDELVRLQEEVKKTIVFVSHDMDEALKIADRIVLMKDGEIVQVDTPEKMLRRPKNDFVRSFIGEERLSTGTDTLLVEDVMITKPATASQKRGLAYAAKLMKQSRVNSLLITDKNHVLKGIVSKEVVELNYKEEERALEELMNTDFHAVLVGTSVTEAVELMKEKGLSHLPVTDQDGRLAGLITSSSLIDALLKVS
- a CDS encoding site-specific integrase; translation: MNPLWPENESYIEEYAQEIKQRKEGSTVKLYLSEAKHYLIWLQQKKKSFHEMTKEDLLECREDMLLKGRKITTVNKWISVMSSFLKWAKGRGYLTTNFAEHLRFLEEKKDKPKWLSMEQEMLLLKQAEQERSSLKKARNEALIYVLLYAGLRVEEVSDLLLDSIDQGELVVMEEDVEKRRIPIDLGLQVKLLDWLKYRSQSMKVFHQESSSLFVTERSGNMQPRSIQFVVEGYSDKLGFTVTCQILRHTFCRRLVEKGVPLQTIKQWAGHKSIQSTLRYVEE